The genomic stretch CCTGTCCCCCTCTGCCCACTGCCCTTGACTGCTGACCTTGAATGGGCCCAGAGCAGGAGACTCATCTTGCTTGGTGATGCCCTTGACTGTCAAGAATGGCTGGGCAGTCGCATGTGGCCATCTCCCCTCTGGGGGCTGCTGGGGCCCCGACCTCAGATGTGCTGGGCATCCCAGACCTGGTCCCCACCTTCCTGTGAGGAACTAGTTACCTCTGTTACACATGGCCCACCCAGGCAGAGAGGTGAAACCCCTGGCCAGATCATCGGCTAGCGGGGACTCAGGCCATCTGCCACCTGCTCAGCCTGCAGGAGGGGCTCCGTAGACCCCACGCCAGAAAGTTTCAGCCTTGCTTTTCCCCCAGGTCTCCTTTCTTATGGCCTGACCACAGGCATCTGTTTGGCCTGTCTATGACTCAgtttactcagcaataaaatggGGGTGGAGAGACGCAGTCAGTGGCCCACTGATGGGGACAGTGACTGGTCCAGCCCAGATCCACACAGCTCTAGAGACGGGCCCTTGCCAGGGGTCACGGCCTGGGGGCCTCCACACCACGTCCTCACGTCTGGCTCACTCTACAGGCAGAGGAAGCTGAAGAGGGAGGTGGAGAAGCACAAGCTTTTTGAAGACTATCTGATCAAGGTCCTTGAGAAAATCCCCAAGGGTACGTATAGAGCTTTCGCAGAAGGCCTGTCCTCTCTGCGACCACCTCCCAGCCCGGGACCGGGGGACGTGTGACCCCAGTGAACCTCGAGCTCACCTGCTGCATGGGAACCCACAGGCCTGTTTCACCGTGGTCCAGCCAGCCTGGCCACCAGACATGTGACCTGTGTGGCAAGTCCTCAGCGTCTCTGTACAGTGAGAACAATGAGAGTTCTGTGGCCTGGATCACATTTCAGCATcatgtactgggttggccaaaaattcccTCGGGTTTTCCTGTACCATCTTATGGGAAACCccgaatgaactttctggccaccCCCAAATCACAGTGCCTGATGTTCAGCTAGCATCCAGGAAATGTCAGCTATTGTTATTATCtcatttgtctttggttttgctCTTAGAAGCTAAAATTACAGACATCTGAAATGGATTTCTGTGTTTCGTTTGATCGTGGTTTGTGCCAGAATCCACTGTGATCAGTGCTGGAAACTTggtaggaaagggaagggaagtcaTAGTTACATATTTGTATTGTTATCATCATATTATTATCATATTATTGTGCCatcaataataaaataactattaTTGTTTATGAAACATTTACTCTGTGCTAAGCTATAACTCCTCCTTATGAggttccagggcttcccaggtagctcagtggtaaagaatctgcctgtcaaagaaagagatgcaggaggcgcaggtttgatccctgggtcaggaaggtcccctggaaaaggaaatggcaatccagtattcttgcccggagaatcccacggacagtggagcctggcaggctacagtccatggggttgcaaacagttggatatgactgggtgactgagcaggCATACACATAGGAGCTTCTGGGAACTGTGTTACCCAGGCTCAGAGACGTTAAgggacttacccaaggtcacccagccaggAAGTGGTGGAGCTGGGTCTCAGACTTTGGTCTATCTGATTCCAGAGCCACTGTGCTGAGTGCTCTTGAGCTGTGGGAGCTGCAAGGACTCTGCCCtggaggtcagggaaggcttcatggaggagggggCCACTCATGGAGCTCAAAGTTTTTCAGCAAAGGGgaccagcattgcaggcagagggaacagcgcAAACGTAGGCTGGAGCCCCGTGTGGTGGGTTTGGGGCTGGTGAGTTCCAGTGTGCTGGAACACCAGGGCCTGGCAGGGGCTGCTGGGAGGTGCAATTGGAAGGTTGAGCAGAACCAGAGAGCCTTGAGCACCGAGCCAAGAAGGGGTGCAGGGCTCCGGGCCGAGCACAGGTCTTGATGTGGACCCAGCGCCCAGGGCTGCTGCCAGCAGCCTGCAAGGTTGGGGTCCTCCTAATTCAGCCATGCAATCCTGTTCAACCCACCCAGAAGGAGCAAACACCAAGGCTGGGGCCTGTTCGCTCAGGGCAGCAACGACCCCTGTCCTCTTCCTGCAGGATCCCCCAGCCAGCAGTTTCTCCTTCCGGTtccagggggtggggcagggcgtGGGGAGTCTCCTGCCTCATTTGACAGCGATCCAGAATCCTCATTCAATCCAGAATCCTTGCAGCCTTTCAAATGCTGAGGCTTCCCCTGAAGGGACAGGAGGTGGCTGATGGAGCCTTCTCAACTCTAGGGCTCCAGCTGACAGCAGCAGTCCCCCTGCCACCCACCTTGCGAGCATCACTGCAGGGGGCTGGTAAGCGCTGGGCATTCTGTGCCCACCCATCCTGCCACGCACTGTCTCCGTAGGCTACAGCCAAGGGGAGGAGCCGGAGGAAACCCCAGTGGCGGCCATGGTGGAGCACTACGGGAAGCTCTTCGCAGTCAGCCAGGACATCCAGAAGCGTCTCGAGGCCTTCCTCGAGATGAACCAGGCCGTCCACAAGAGTCTGGAGTCTCTAGAGGAGGGCCACAGGGCTCTGATCCCGGTAACAGCTGCCTGAAGCCTGGCCCATCCCCCTGGGCAGAGAACTGGGGTGTAGGCACCCACTGCCTTCTGCACCCCAGGAGGCTTGGAGCAGGGGTGGGCTGCTGGGAATCTGGGTGGGGCTGTCACTCCAGAGCCTTGTTCTGAATCCCTTTCCCTCCGCTTCTGCTGGGTATCTCCCCTGGAAAACTCAGCTTATACTTAAAAAGTAATCTTTGTGGTAGAAAAGTCAGGAGTGCTAGATTCAGACAGACTGAGGTTCAAATTCCCCTTCAGCCTCTGACTAGCTGCATGACCCTGGGCAcaaccctctctgagcctcagtttcttcaactgtGAAATGGGGGCAATACAACCTAGCTGGTAGGCAGTTGTGAGACACCGAACAGAAACTGTCTCAGAGTAAATGCCCCCAGAGGTTATCTCTCTCATATTTGGTTTATCTTCTAATAAATTCAACTTTCACCCCAAGGGATGGGCATTCCATGCAGAAGAAACTTCCCGGAAAAGGCATGGCATGATGAATTTTTGTGCTGCAGCTGGGGCTTGGGGACACGAGAGGACAGAGGATAGGGATGTGGAGAGggagaaaataggaaaagagagGCTGACGGGTTGGTTGATTCTTGCAAGGACCTGGCTTGGAGTTTGCAGCCAGTCTCTGCCCCCTAGTGGTAGCACTGAAAACCTACaccatcttttatcttttttttttttttttcctttgaggaagttcagttcagttcagttgctcagtcgtgtccactctttgtgaccccatggactgcagcacaccaggcctccctgtccatcaccagctctggagtttacccaaactcatgtccattgagtcggtgatgccatccatgtcatcgtcgtccccttctcctcctgcccccaatccctcccaacatcagggtgttttccgattagtcaactcttcatatgaggtggccaaagtatcgacatttcagcttcagcatcagtacttccagtgaacacccaggactgatttcctttaggatggactggttggatctccttgcagtccaagggactctcaagagtcttttccaacaccacagttcaaaagcatcaattcttcggcgctcagctttcttcacagtccaactctcacgtccatacatgaccactggaaaaaccatagccttgactagacaaacctttgttggcaaagtaatgtctctgcttttgaatatgctatctaggttggtcataactttccttccaaggagtaagcatcttttaatttcatggctgcaatcaccatctgcaatgattttggagcccaaaaaagtaaagtcagccactatttccactgtttccccatctatttcccatgaagtgatgggaccagatgccatgatcttagttttctgaatgttgagttttaagccaactttttcactttcctctttcactttcttcaagaagctctttagttcctcttcactttcttccgtaagggtggtgtcatctgcatatctgaagttattgatatttctcgcggcaatcttgattccagcttgtgcttcctccagcccagcgtttctcatgatgtactctgcatgtaagttaaataagcagggtgacaatagacagccttgacatactccttttcctatttggaaccagtctgttgttccatgtccagttgtaactgttgcttcctgacctgaatataggtttctcaagaggcagatcaggtgctctggtattcccatctctttcagaattttccacagtttattgtgatccacacagtcaaaggctttggcatagtcagtaaaccagaaatagatgtttttctggaactctcttgctttcttgatgatccaacggatgttggcaatttgatctctggttcctctgccttttctaaaaccagcttcaacatcaggaagttcacggttcacgtattgctgaagcccagcttggagaattttgagcattactttactagcatgtgagatgagtgcaattgtgcagtagtttgagcattctttggcattgcctttctttgagattggaatgaaaactgaccttttccagtcctgtggcccctgctgagttaaGGGACACTGTGAAAAGCACTTAACATGCTCTATCTCATTCAAATCTCACCCCAGCTCCCCAAGGTAGGTGCTTCTATTCCTAGAGCTGAGACTAGGGGAGGCGAGTGAGGTGTGCAAGGGCAATATCGGACCCCAactttattgaaaattttaatattttgctcaTCGTACATTATTTTTTGCattaactttgattttaaaaaacattgcattaaaatattgatattaattCTGAGCTAAGTGTTGCACTTTAGTCCCAGGCAggctatttttctcattttcaaagtaAGGAAACTAGGGCTCAGAAAAGGGAGGAGTCATGTATATCCTGAGTCCCCCAAAACAGCCTCACGGGGCCTGGTGTGGGAGTGTGCCCAGCGCAGCCTGTGCCCCAGAGGCCTTCACAGCCTTATCCCTGACCCAGGGtcctcccagcagcccctgcAGCTGGAAGGGCCCAGGCAGGTGGTTTTGCTTATGGAGAGTGAAACAGGGTTCTAGGAGgtgagctgggattcaaaccccagtcagcctgaaaagtgaaagtgtttgtcactcagtagAGCTTTCCTGATgattcagaggttaaagcatctgcctgcaatgtggggcacctgggttcgatccctgggtcgggaagatctcctggagaaggaaatggcaacccactccagtattcttgcctggaaaataccatggatggaggagcttggtgggctacagtccacggggtcgcaaagagtcagacacgactgagcgacttcactttctctctttcatgtctgactctttgcgaccgcgtggactgtagcctgccaggctcttgagtccatagaattctccaggcaagaaatactggagtgggttgctatgccctcctccaggggatcttccagaccgtgggatcgaacctgggtgtcccgcattgcaggcaaattctttgccacctgagccactggagaaCACCTAGACATACCTTCCCCTACGTCTGCTGGTGCTTTGAATGGCTCTGACCCTCTCAGAACTTTCTGATCCCCGAACTTTCCACTCCCCACCCTCATCCTCACTCAGACCATCCTGAGCACTGAGCTCCTGGACCAGGCCCAGTGCAGATGCCCCTGGGGAGGGTCTGCTGCACTGAAGTGACCCAACCACCCTCACCATAGCGCCTCAAGATTCGGCTGTGCCAGCTGCAGAGGAGGTGTCACCGCAAGCaggagcagtggcagcagctggAACACGGGGTCACCCACCAGAAAGACATGGGCAGCTGTGAGGTAAGCTCAGTCcgctgggcggggt from Ovis canadensis isolate MfBH-ARS-UI-01 breed Bighorn chromosome 18, ARS-UI_OviCan_v2, whole genome shotgun sequence encodes the following:
- the CCDC197 gene encoding uncharacterized protein CCDC197 isoform X1 — its product is MGVERRSQWPTDGDSDWSSPDPHSSRDGPLPGVTAWGPPHHVLTSGSLYRQRKLKREVEKHKLFEDYLIKVLEKIPKGYSQGEEPEETPVAAMVEHYGKLFAVSQDIQKRLEAFLEMNQAVHKSLESLEEGHRALIPRLKIRLCQLQRRCHRKQEQWQQLEHGVTHQKDMGSCEVGSKEASADDSEDLKCGSLELPRNELLNYVQVAINDMVQHCCSAQAVPRGMGLFSKLDLIQEFMLDKMETVRFVSLLTGPIVCWTANNPKDQGLRSYPRPFRKHSASEDSTPRSLFPSTQTSECFSLC